The following proteins are co-located in the bacterium genome:
- a CDS encoding DinB family protein: MNATVKILATISELRQFAAATDLLNPDISKWSVGMQIEHLCLAMKRICTGLVESTPPAPANKSSSFKGFLRKKVIFFAGRLPRGVGRAPEQTIPAKQPTSTELEKLLNECTEIVESASKLSPEHWFKHHVFGVLKRDAALRFIQIHNRHHLLIIREIRLSGRKLT; encoded by the coding sequence ATGAATGCAACAGTTAAAATTCTAGCTACCATAAGCGAGCTAAGACAATTCGCCGCAGCAACAGATCTGCTCAACCCAGATATTTCTAAGTGGTCAGTGGGAATGCAGATTGAACACCTATGCTTAGCAATGAAACGTATTTGCACTGGATTAGTCGAATCTACTCCACCTGCACCTGCAAATAAATCTTCTTCTTTCAAGGGATTTCTTCGCAAAAAAGTTATCTTTTTTGCTGGGAGATTGCCACGCGGAGTTGGTCGCGCCCCAGAGCAGACAATTCCTGCTAAACAGCCCACCAGCACCGAGCTGGAAAAGCTTCTCAATGAATGCACTGAAATCGTGGAATCAGCTAGTAAATTAAGCCCTGAGCATTGGTTCAAGCATCATGTGTTTGGTGTTTTGAAACGAGATGCTGCACTTAGATTTATACAAATCCATAACCGCCATCATTTGCTGATTATCCGCGAGATTAGACTAAGTGGCAGAAAATTGACCTGA